Proteins from a single region of Geminicoccaceae bacterium:
- a CDS encoding enoyl-CoA hydratase/isomerase family protein, whose protein sequence is MTGNGTVRLEMNGPRADVILARPEARNALNLPMCEDLIEAFETIADMRGVGLVVLRSEGSVFCAGADMKERKGRDEAWVMMRRRAAFHAYETIGACTVPVIAQVQGALVGSGGEIAMSCDFIIASSAATFRFPEPQWGTVGATQRLQRVVGIARAKELLFTGRVMEAEEAHRMGLVTVLTMPGNLASTVDETAERILRASGLAIKLTKHCIDAGARTDLNSGIAIELAAIDRLLSESDWRGSVDRFAAAVGSMKTEMTE, encoded by the coding sequence ATGACTGGTAACGGCACCGTCAGACTGGAAATGAACGGTCCCCGTGCGGACGTGATTCTCGCGCGTCCCGAGGCTCGCAACGCGCTCAATCTGCCGATGTGCGAAGATCTGATCGAAGCATTCGAAACGATTGCCGACATGCGGGGGGTCGGCCTCGTGGTGCTGCGTTCCGAAGGGTCGGTCTTCTGCGCCGGTGCCGACATGAAGGAACGCAAGGGTCGCGACGAAGCCTGGGTGATGATGCGCCGTCGCGCGGCATTTCATGCCTACGAAACGATTGGCGCTTGCACCGTCCCGGTCATCGCGCAGGTGCAGGGCGCCCTTGTGGGATCGGGCGGTGAGATCGCCATGAGCTGCGACTTCATAATCGCCTCTTCGGCGGCCACATTCCGGTTTCCCGAACCGCAATGGGGAACGGTTGGAGCAACCCAGCGACTGCAGCGGGTGGTGGGCATTGCCCGAGCGAAGGAACTGCTCTTTACCGGCCGTGTGATGGAGGCCGAAGAGGCGCATCGCATGGGCTTGGTCACCGTCCTGACGATGCCCGGGAATCTTGCGTCAACCGTGGACGAAACCGCCGAACGTATCCTGAGGGCATCCGGTCTGGCGATCAAGCTGACAAAGCATTGCATCGACGCGGGTGCCCGCACTGACCTCAATTCAGGCATTGCTATCGAACTGGCCGCCATAGACCGGCTGCTGTCCGAAAGCGACTGGCGCGGCAGCGTGGACAGGTTCGCGGCTGCCGTGGGCTCCATGAAGACGGAAATGACAGAGTGA
- a CDS encoding twin-arginine translocation signal domain-containing protein, with protein MICDVTRRAFLKRSAMAAGATAAMPGALRAELPGRMQLMGRACERNGELS; from the coding sequence ATGATCTGCGATGTGACAAGACGCGCGTTCCTCAAGCGCAGCGCCATGGCGGCGGGTGCCACGGCAGCCATGCCTGGTGCCTTGCGTGCCGAGTTGCCCGGACGGATGCAGTTGATGGGCCGTGCGTGCGAGCGGAACGGTGAGCTGTCATAA
- a CDS encoding enoyl-CoA hydratase/isomerase family protein — protein MPARPRWDAGCCRGSPARVSGASRTPTNRQGAPEVSEENLVLVEDRGAVRILTMNRPDKLNALNTALTQALLGALLAADAESGTGAVVLAGAGRGFCAGADLSEFKHLTPAQSGVVEARADLTCRLQAAMQAMGKPVVSAVQGAAVGGGAGLAIGCDMVVASTSMKFGYPELRHAIVPALVMTSLVRALGRKQAFEMISLGRLIGAEEALGLGLVNRVVEGDPLPVALEIAEIWSAYEPRAMRAAKSLFYRVQDLPTEAAMLVGRDMNALMRSFRESGV, from the coding sequence ATGCCTGCGAGGCCGCGCTGGGACGCAGGCTGCTGTCGCGGGTCGCCCGCACGGGTCTCTGGCGCGAGTCGGACGCCGACAAACAGACAGGGAGCACCTGAAGTGTCTGAAGAGAATTTGGTCCTGGTCGAGGATCGCGGTGCTGTTCGCATCCTGACGATGAACCGGCCCGACAAGCTGAACGCCCTGAACACGGCTCTGACGCAGGCGCTTCTGGGCGCGCTTCTGGCAGCCGACGCGGAAAGCGGGACAGGCGCCGTCGTGCTGGCAGGAGCGGGGCGGGGTTTCTGTGCGGGTGCTGATCTGTCGGAGTTCAAACACCTCACGCCTGCACAGTCGGGTGTGGTGGAGGCGCGGGCCGACCTGACCTGCAGGTTGCAGGCCGCCATGCAGGCGATGGGCAAGCCCGTGGTCTCCGCCGTGCAGGGGGCTGCGGTCGGCGGCGGCGCGGGATTGGCGATCGGCTGCGACATGGTGGTTGCGTCCACTTCGATGAAATTCGGCTATCCCGAACTGAGACATGCCATTGTTCCTGCCTTGGTGATGACGAGCCTCGTCCGGGCGCTCGGCCGCAAGCAGGCATTCGAAATGATCTCACTCGGCCGGCTGATCGGCGCGGAGGAAGCGCTCGGCCTCGGTCTCGTCAATCGCGTGGTCGAGGGTGACCCGTTGCCCGTCGCTCTTGAGATCGCGGAGATCTGGTCAGCCTATGAGCCCCGCGCGATGAGGGCGGCAAAATCGCTGTTCTACAGGGTCCAGGATCTGCCAACGGAGGCCGCGATGCTGGTCGGACGCGATATGAACGCGCTGATGCGGTCATTCAGAGAGTCTGGGGTATGA
- a CDS encoding Tn3 family transposase — translation MERARHLARPPDDRHFEELCAYWQRVHRLFKALLQRITFDANPIAEPVREALDFLAGLENWTKGSLKGAPTACIGPAWKRHVFDGGNTSPPTNNRAFVFSVLEAMRKALKRRDIFVQSSIRFANPTRGLLDDKTWLSSRPTILRALGRSADAEFEISRLGNQLDLAYRRTIDHLPKNPDLRFENGELVVTQLDKLDEPASLVALRKQIHRRLPKIELPEILLETAARTGFARPFTHLSEKHARVDSFDISLCAVLIAEACNIGIEPLIRDDYPPLRRDRLSWIGQNFVRDETLRAANARLIEAYDALPIVRAWGTGDIASADGIRFAVRGNPIHAGPNPKYFGIKRGITWYNLVSDHSAGLSGIPVPGTLRDSMMILALLLEQETHLQPTEIMTDTAAYSDVVFALFWLLGYQFSPRLADIGGARFWRIDKTADYGPFDPLSRHRIDIELIIQCWDDLLRLAASLRMGKVQATGIMHMLQVRDRPTTLAKALGELGRIIKTIHILDFIGDGDRRRRILTQLNRHEYRHKLARHVCYGKRGEFDTPRREAQAQKLGALDLVLNMIAYWNAIYIEATIEQLEREGRTVDLADTARVSPLPYGHINVHGRYSCALPEPIAKGELRPLRNLNYE, via the coding sequence ATGGAGCGCGCGCGGCATTTGGCGAGACCGCCGGATGACCGGCATTTCGAGGAACTGTGCGCCTACTGGCAGCGCGTCCATCGCCTGTTCAAGGCCTTGCTCCAACGCATCACTTTCGATGCCAATCCGATTGCCGAGCCCGTCAGGGAAGCTCTCGACTTTCTGGCCGGGCTTGAAAACTGGACCAAGGGTTCCCTGAAAGGGGCGCCAACGGCCTGTATAGGTCCCGCCTGGAAACGGCATGTCTTCGATGGCGGGAACACGAGCCCACCCACCAACAATCGAGCCTTCGTCTTCTCCGTTCTCGAGGCCATGCGCAAGGCGCTCAAACGCCGGGATATCTTTGTCCAGTCGAGCATTCGCTTTGCCAATCCGACCCGCGGGCTCCTCGACGACAAGACATGGCTGTCTTCCCGGCCCACCATCTTGCGGGCGCTGGGCCGGTCGGCGGATGCCGAATTCGAAATCTCGCGCCTCGGCAATCAGCTCGATCTGGCTTATCGGCGTACCATCGATCATTTGCCGAAAAACCCCGACCTGCGCTTCGAGAACGGGGAACTCGTCGTCACACAGCTCGACAAGCTGGATGAACCGGCCAGCCTCGTTGCCTTGCGCAAGCAGATCCACCGTCGGCTGCCGAAGATCGAGCTTCCCGAGATCCTTCTGGAGACGGCGGCGCGTACCGGGTTTGCGCGGCCCTTCACCCATCTCAGCGAAAAGCACGCTCGGGTCGACAGCTTCGATATCAGCCTTTGTGCCGTCTTGATCGCCGAGGCCTGCAATATCGGGATCGAACCGTTGATCCGTGACGACTACCCGCCCTTGAGGCGTGATCGGCTTTCCTGGATTGGCCAGAATTTCGTACGTGACGAAACCTTGAGAGCGGCCAATGCGCGTCTCATCGAAGCTTATGACGCGCTGCCGATTGTCCGGGCCTGGGGCACCGGCGACATCGCCTCCGCTGACGGCATTCGGTTCGCCGTGCGGGGTAATCCCATCCATGCCGGCCCGAACCCGAAATATTTCGGCATCAAGCGCGGGATCACCTGGTACAATCTCGTCTCGGATCATTCGGCCGGTCTGAGCGGCATCCCGGTGCCGGGAACCCTGCGGGACAGCATGATGATCCTCGCTTTGCTGCTGGAGCAGGAAACTCACCTCCAGCCCACCGAGATCATGACCGATACGGCAGCTTACAGCGATGTTGTCTTCGCCCTTTTCTGGCTTCTCGGTTATCAGTTCAGCCCCAGACTTGCCGATATCGGCGGTGCTCGCTTCTGGCGTATCGACAAAACGGCCGACTACGGTCCTTTCGATCCGCTCTCCAGACACCGCATCGACATCGAGCTCATCATTCAATGCTGGGACGATCTCCTGCGATTGGCTGCCTCGCTCAGAATGGGGAAGGTCCAGGCGACCGGCATCATGCATATGCTGCAGGTCAGGGACCGGCCAACCACACTCGCCAAAGCTCTCGGTGAGCTGGGGCGTATCATCAAGACCATCCACATCCTCGATTTCATCGGCGATGGTGACAGACGCCGCCGCATTCTCACCCAGCTCAACAGGCACGAATACCGCCACAAACTCGCCAGGCATGTCTGCTACGGCAAGCGCGGTGAATTCGATACGCCACGCCGAGAGGCCCAGGCGCAAAAACTCGGCGCTCTCGACCTCGTCCTCAACATGATCGCCTATTGGAATGCGATCTACATTGAGGCAACCATCGAACAGCTGGAACGAGAAGGACGAACAGTCGACCTCGCCGACACCGCACGGGTCTCGCCTTTGCCCTACGGACACATCAACGTCCATGGCCGCTACTCATGTGCATTGCCTGAGCCAATCGCCAAAGGCGAGCTTCGTCCCTTGCGCAACCTTAATTACGAATAG
- a CDS encoding CoA transferase: MRPLDGIRVVDFSRVLAGPMATQILAEVGAEVTKIERPGTGDESRVFEPVFEGGQSAYYSAFNRSKRSIAVEMKTVEGRQLAFDIAAQADILVENFLPGGMDRLGLGYKALAEVNPGLIYISNTGFGQTGPYKDRKGYDTIFQALSGVIDLTGHPDGPPAKVGLPFADLTSGLWITIAALTGLVGRASSGKGCHVDLAMMDVQVAMLALPAARHFALGEVPVRTGTQHLGRVPSAAYRCVNGEWLFISASDQHWSVLCGVLGLKEMGQDAGFAKNSDRVAQRDEVTAVLSAAIARRERAELADALRAAGVPAGEVNTVPEILNDPHIRARGMIDSFYDPDRGATPGLRTPARFSGYDTHRFEAPPKLGADTRHILSAELGLTGDQIEALYQKGIVA, encoded by the coding sequence ATGAGGCCACTAGACGGCATCAGGGTCGTGGATTTCTCGCGAGTGCTGGCGGGACCGATGGCCACCCAGATTCTCGCCGAAGTCGGTGCGGAGGTGACAAAGATCGAACGCCCGGGCACCGGCGACGAAAGCCGCGTATTCGAGCCGGTCTTCGAGGGCGGCCAAAGCGCCTACTACTCGGCGTTCAATCGCTCCAAGCGCTCGATTGCCGTGGAGATGAAGACGGTGGAAGGGCGACAGCTTGCATTCGATATTGCCGCTCAGGCCGATATTTTGGTCGAAAATTTCCTCCCCGGCGGGATGGACAGGCTGGGATTGGGTTACAAGGCGCTGGCCGAGGTGAATCCCGGGCTCATCTACATATCGAACACCGGCTTCGGGCAGACGGGCCCGTACAAGGATCGCAAGGGCTACGACACGATCTTTCAGGCGCTGTCGGGTGTCATCGACCTGACCGGACATCCGGATGGGCCGCCTGCCAAGGTCGGGCTTCCATTCGCAGACCTGACATCGGGGCTCTGGATCACCATTGCCGCGCTGACGGGACTCGTCGGGCGCGCCAGTTCGGGCAAGGGCTGTCACGTCGATCTGGCGATGATGGACGTGCAAGTGGCCATGCTCGCGCTGCCCGCCGCCCGTCATTTCGCACTGGGCGAAGTTCCCGTTCGTACTGGAACTCAGCACCTGGGGCGGGTCCCTTCGGCAGCCTACCGGTGCGTGAACGGAGAGTGGCTGTTCATCTCGGCATCCGATCAGCATTGGTCCGTACTTTGCGGGGTGCTGGGCTTGAAGGAGATGGGACAGGATGCTGGTTTTGCGAAAAATAGTGATCGGGTTGCGCAGCGCGATGAAGTGACGGCAGTGCTTTCCGCAGCCATCGCACGCCGCGAGCGAGCGGAACTGGCCGATGCCTTGCGCGCCGCAGGGGTTCCGGCCGGCGAGGTGAACACCGTGCCGGAGATTCTGAATGACCCGCACATCCGCGCGCGCGGCATGATCGACAGTTTCTATGATCCGGACAGGGGAGCAACTCCCGGCCTGCGCACACCCGCCCGCTTTTCCGGCTACGACACCCACCGTTTCGAGGCGCCACCGAAACTTGGCGCCGACACCCGTCATATTCTTTCCGCCGAACTGGGACTCACTGGCGATCAGATCGAAGCCCTTTATCAGAAAGGTATCGTGGCATGA
- a CDS encoding nitronate monooxygenase: MRIETGVTRLLGIDLPILQAGMSWASSNAALPLAVSRAGGLGVIAAGPMYVEALEEAIDTVRAGTERPFAVNMPLYRKGGGEVLDLLVAKRIPVIIASQGGPQKYLDRFKSAGTTCLHVVASETHALKAATAGVDGLIVVGGEAGGHPPAELVSTLVLVRAVAKAIEGRIPLVASGGFADGHGLAAALAMGAGAANFGTRFIATPEAGVSDAYKQAILNAGVADTRTVGRGLGMIRTLNNKFAEDMAALELAAACEEDRRAAFSSSTLKMAALDGDTTRGKVEAGQSAGLVTRLMPAADIVAEIAAEYAACVHSLPQPE, translated from the coding sequence GTGAGGATTGAAACCGGCGTCACCCGGCTCCTCGGCATTGATCTGCCGATCCTTCAGGCGGGCATGTCCTGGGCGTCGTCCAACGCAGCACTGCCGCTTGCGGTGTCGAGAGCAGGCGGGCTCGGCGTGATCGCGGCGGGACCGATGTATGTTGAGGCGCTGGAGGAAGCGATCGATACGGTACGCGCGGGCACCGAACGTCCCTTTGCCGTGAATATGCCGCTCTATCGCAAGGGAGGCGGCGAGGTGCTGGACCTGCTGGTGGCCAAACGTATCCCGGTCATCATCGCTTCACAGGGCGGCCCGCAAAAATATCTGGACCGGTTCAAGTCTGCCGGGACGACCTGCCTGCACGTCGTCGCGTCGGAAACGCACGCTCTCAAGGCTGCGACGGCCGGGGTCGACGGGCTGATCGTGGTGGGTGGCGAAGCCGGGGGTCATCCTCCGGCCGAGCTGGTTTCAACACTCGTGCTGGTGCGCGCCGTCGCGAAAGCGATCGAGGGACGCATCCCGCTTGTCGCTTCCGGCGGTTTCGCCGACGGACACGGGCTGGCGGCAGCGCTCGCAATGGGTGCCGGAGCGGCGAATTTTGGCACGCGTTTCATCGCGACTCCCGAAGCGGGCGTGAGCGATGCCTACAAGCAGGCCATCCTGAACGCTGGCGTGGCGGACACGCGAACCGTGGGCCGCGGTCTTGGCATGATCCGCACGCTCAACAACAAATTCGCCGAGGATATGGCGGCTCTGGAGCTTGCGGCTGCCTGCGAGGAGGACCGCCGCGCGGCCTTCTCGAGCTCGACGTTGAAGATGGCTGCTCTCGATGGCGACACCACGCGCGGCAAGGTCGAGGCGGGGCAGAGCGCAGGCTTGGTGACCCGGCTGATGCCCGCTGCCGACATCGTGGCGGAGATCGCGGCAGAGTACGCCGCATGCGTGCACTCGCTACCCCAGCCCGAATGA
- a CDS encoding tripartite tricarboxylate transporter substrate binding protein encodes MNRRTILKCSGAFLTLSLASGAQAAEGYPDHAIEILIPFSAGGGNDQVARALAIELEEILGQSVVPVQKTGAGGYIAAQALVTAKPDGYTLGHQSLGTLILGGLMKPQVVDALHDLRYVAQMALIQSAIAVKIDSPYQSLDDLVAAMKADPGGLAWGHTGRGGFHYINGTSLLAATGTEALDVPFKGSSNTVAALLGGEIDFAFLSTSNYLGFEDEMRILAFAADQRDELLPDVPTVHELGIDMVTVATPSVITVHKDTPDDIVAKLEGAIRDAVSHERYRETLAGMGIAPVFADGAAIQAYLDANVERWKALVEAAAATAG; translated from the coding sequence ATGAACCGTCGCACGATCTTGAAATGTTCCGGGGCTTTCCTGACCCTTTCCCTCGCCTCGGGCGCACAAGCCGCAGAGGGTTATCCCGATCATGCTATCGAGATCCTGATCCCGTTTTCGGCTGGTGGCGGTAACGATCAGGTGGCGCGCGCGCTGGCGATCGAGCTCGAGGAGATCCTCGGCCAGTCCGTTGTGCCTGTGCAGAAGACCGGAGCCGGTGGCTACATTGCAGCACAGGCTCTGGTGACGGCAAAGCCCGACGGCTACACGCTCGGTCATCAGTCTCTTGGCACACTCATTCTCGGCGGGTTGATGAAACCTCAGGTCGTAGACGCGCTCCACGACCTTCGCTATGTCGCGCAGATGGCGCTGATCCAGTCCGCCATCGCTGTCAAGATCGACAGCCCCTATCAGTCGCTCGATGATCTGGTCGCGGCGATGAAGGCCGACCCGGGCGGGCTGGCTTGGGGACATACGGGCCGTGGCGGCTTCCATTACATCAACGGCACGTCGCTGCTGGCGGCCACCGGCACGGAAGCTCTGGACGTCCCGTTCAAGGGCAGTTCGAACACGGTCGCGGCGTTGCTGGGCGGAGAAATCGACTTCGCCTTCCTGTCGACCTCGAACTATCTCGGCTTCGAGGACGAGATGCGCATCCTCGCCTTTGCCGCCGACCAGCGCGACGAACTGCTGCCCGACGTGCCGACGGTGCATGAACTGGGCATCGACATGGTGACGGTCGCGACCCCGTCGGTCATCACGGTGCACAAGGACACCCCGGACGATATCGTTGCGAAGCTGGAGGGAGCCATCAGGGATGCTGTCTCGCATGAACGCTATCGCGAGACGTTGGCGGGTATGGGCATCGCTCCGGTCTTTGCTGACGGTGCGGCGATCCAGGCTTATCTGGACGCGAACGTCGAACGCTGGAAGGCGTTGGTCGAGGCCGCCGCCGCGACCGCGGGCTGA
- a CDS encoding tripartite tricarboxylate transporter TctB family protein: MVEGRKDSLGGALLFVLGMALMIHCMQSYELGSLRRMGTGFFPMLSGGLMALLGLAIALPPLLRGIRPGLIPLPPLRATLFVITSVSAFALLVRPFGLFPAIAALVVLASFAGQERSPLRDLALMIAILCVLAWLVFGVGMSLGLRMLAWPW; this comes from the coding sequence ATGGTTGAGGGACGCAAGGACAGTCTCGGTGGCGCCCTGTTGTTTGTACTGGGCATGGCCCTGATGATCCATTGCATGCAAAGCTACGAACTCGGGTCGCTGCGGCGGATGGGCACGGGATTCTTTCCGATGCTGTCGGGCGGGCTCATGGCATTGCTCGGGCTCGCCATCGCCCTGCCGCCCTTGCTGCGCGGCATCCGGCCGGGCCTCATACCCTTGCCGCCATTGCGGGCGACGCTCTTCGTGATTACCTCGGTCAGTGCCTTTGCGCTCCTGGTCCGGCCCTTCGGCTTGTTTCCCGCCATCGCAGCGCTCGTGGTGCTGGCAAGCTTCGCCGGCCAGGAACGCTCGCCATTGCGCGACCTCGCCCTGATGATCGCCATCCTTTGCGTGCTGGCCTGGCTCGTTTTCGGTGTCGGTATGTCGCTGGGCCTGCGGATGCTGGCCTGGCCCTGGTGA
- a CDS encoding hydroxymethylglutaryl-CoA lyase — protein sequence MTDSIVICECFARDGLQHEETVPPTCEKLRILKLFQQAGFRRIEATSYSHFKHVPGFADASQVLAGLPRRAGVFHKATCPNERAVERAIADLDAGHGAEELSLLVSATESHTRRNLRASRADQWRRVEKMAEMARGRFRLVGVISMALGCPFEGNVAPGAVVEDVAHFADLGCELVTIGDTIGNGTPTTVNRLFRRLLDEVPQIVPVAHFHDTRGSGIANCMAALEAGATYFDTAMGGVGGHPTRVHYGTGDTGNVATEDLVTLFEGEGLPHGIDLEAMMQASDACEAALGRRLLSRVARTGLWRESDADKQTGST from the coding sequence ATGACTGACAGCATTGTGATCTGCGAATGTTTCGCCCGTGACGGGCTCCAGCACGAGGAAACCGTGCCGCCGACCTGCGAGAAATTGCGAATTCTCAAGCTGTTTCAACAAGCTGGATTTCGCCGGATCGAGGCAACCAGTTATTCGCACTTCAAGCACGTTCCCGGCTTTGCCGATGCATCGCAAGTGCTCGCCGGACTGCCACGCAGGGCGGGGGTTTTCCACAAGGCCACTTGCCCGAATGAGCGCGCAGTCGAACGTGCGATCGCTGATCTCGATGCGGGTCATGGTGCCGAAGAATTGAGCCTGCTTGTTTCCGCCACGGAATCGCATACCCGACGCAACCTGCGCGCCAGTCGTGCCGACCAATGGCGCCGGGTAGAGAAGATGGCGGAAATGGCGCGCGGCCGGTTCCGATTGGTCGGAGTGATCTCGATGGCGTTGGGGTGCCCGTTCGAGGGTAATGTCGCTCCCGGGGCGGTGGTCGAGGATGTCGCACACTTCGCTGATCTGGGATGCGAGCTGGTAACCATTGGCGACACGATCGGCAACGGCACGCCGACCACGGTGAACAGGCTCTTTCGCCGCCTGCTGGACGAAGTCCCGCAGATCGTGCCGGTGGCGCATTTCCACGACACAAGAGGTTCCGGCATCGCCAACTGCATGGCCGCTCTCGAAGCGGGCGCGACGTATTTTGACACCGCCATGGGCGGCGTCGGCGGCCACCCAACCCGAGTTCATTATGGAACCGGGGATACCGGCAACGTTGCTACCGAAGATCTGGTCACTCTCTTCGAGGGCGAGGGATTGCCGCATGGGATCGACCTCGAGGCGATGATGCAAGCCTCGGATGCCTGCGAGGCCGCGCTGGGACGCAGGCTGCTGTCGCGGGTCGCCCGCACGGGTCTCTGGCGCGAGTCGGACGCCGACAAACAGACAGGGAGCACCTGA
- a CDS encoding AMP-binding protein: MSFAIDKLCPVTVQDALLRAAALAPDVEAIVAPDGRATFAMLAAKVERVRAALVAAGVQKGEHVGLCLGNGVAFETLFLALGTLGAVTVPINTRLKADEIAYALRQSRVTRLFTADTLLSVDFIATLRKIVPGIDTALPDPAVPDLREIVVLGTDIPAGCRPWNALLAAAGTDSAPCAAPDDILLIQYTSGTTAYPKGVMLTHRGMLGNGFISGQRIGLRSGDRFHSSRPFFHVAGTTLSILACLQNLTTLVTMTRFEPQEALEMLERERCTHFSGNDTMALMLLNHPSRPDRRLSLRGGWVAGAQAVLRRVACELGAREVVSGYGLSEASPNVAQSAWWESEEIRTGGLMRPQPGLELRVTNPTPGMACPVGEIGEIQLRGWSVMKGYYDMPEKTAETLSGEGWLSTGDLGRLDADGRLQFIGRLKNIVRVGGENVSPEEVEDRLHQHPAIRQAQVVGVPDERLVEVCAAFLILKEGATLTPQDLADWARERMASFKVPRHVWIVEGFEDIGMTASSKIQKTKLAEHARRLLERGRVA, translated from the coding sequence GTGAGTTTCGCAATCGACAAACTCTGCCCGGTGACGGTCCAGGATGCCCTGCTCCGCGCCGCGGCACTCGCGCCCGACGTCGAGGCGATCGTGGCCCCGGATGGCCGTGCAACCTTTGCGATGCTCGCTGCGAAAGTGGAACGGGTCCGCGCCGCTCTCGTGGCGGCAGGCGTTCAAAAGGGTGAACATGTCGGGCTCTGTCTCGGCAATGGTGTCGCATTCGAGACGCTGTTTCTCGCACTTGGCACATTGGGTGCCGTTACCGTGCCGATCAATACGCGTCTGAAGGCCGACGAGATCGCCTATGCGCTCAGACAATCCCGTGTCACGCGTCTGTTTACGGCCGACACGCTGCTCTCTGTCGATTTCATCGCTACCCTGCGCAAGATTGTGCCGGGGATTGACACGGCACTGCCGGATCCCGCTGTGCCGGATCTTCGCGAAATCGTTGTGCTGGGCACGGACATCCCCGCGGGCTGCCGGCCCTGGAACGCATTACTCGCTGCAGCAGGGACGGATTCCGCTCCATGTGCTGCGCCGGACGACATACTTCTGATTCAGTATACTTCCGGTACGACCGCCTATCCCAAAGGCGTGATGCTGACCCATCGTGGCATGCTGGGCAATGGCTTCATTTCCGGCCAACGCATCGGGCTGCGTAGCGGTGACCGTTTCCACTCTTCCCGCCCTTTCTTCCATGTCGCGGGAACAACGCTTTCGATCCTTGCCTGTCTGCAAAATCTCACAACGCTGGTGACCATGACACGGTTCGAGCCGCAAGAAGCGCTCGAGATGCTGGAAAGGGAACGCTGCACACATTTTTCCGGCAACGATACGATGGCATTGATGCTGCTCAATCACCCTTCCCGTCCGGATCGTCGGCTAAGCCTGCGCGGAGGCTGGGTGGCCGGGGCACAGGCCGTTCTGCGCCGTGTTGCATGCGAGCTGGGTGCACGCGAGGTAGTGTCGGGCTACGGCCTTTCCGAAGCATCGCCCAATGTCGCACAATCGGCGTGGTGGGAATCCGAAGAGATTCGCACCGGCGGCCTCATGAGGCCTCAGCCGGGCCTTGAGCTGCGTGTGACGAATCCGACGCCCGGCATGGCCTGTCCGGTCGGCGAGATTGGCGAAATTCAGCTGCGCGGTTGGTCGGTCATGAAGGGTTACTATGACATGCCCGAAAAGACGGCCGAAACCCTTTCCGGCGAAGGGTGGCTGTCGACGGGGGATCTCGGCCGCCTGGATGCCGATGGACGGCTGCAATTCATCGGCCGTCTGAAGAACATCGTGCGTGTCGGTGGCGAGAATGTTTCGCCAGAGGAAGTCGAGGACCGACTCCACCAACACCCGGCGATCAGGCAGGCGCAGGTGGTGGGCGTCCCTGACGAGCGGCTCGTCGAGGTCTGTGCCGCATTCCTGATCCTCAAAGAGGGCGCAACACTCACTCCGCAGGATCTGGCGGACTGGGCACGCGAGCGCATGGCGTCCTTCAAGGTGCCACGCCACGTCTGGATCGTGGAAGGATTCGAGGACATCGGCATGACCGCCTCATCGAAGATCCAGAAGACCAAGCTTGCCGAGCATGCCCGCCGGCTGTTGGAACGGGGACGTGTGGCGTGA